The genomic region CGGTAAAGGAATTTTCCAATTCAATGCAACTGAAGCATACAAGATCGAAAATGGTGAACTTGCAGATCACTTCCGTGATGTTTCATTATCTGGAAACATTCTTGAAACACTTAAAGGTGTTGATGGAATAGGTTCAGATTTCAAGCTTAGTGTCGGTTACTGTGGTAAAGGTGGACAAACTGCACCAGTCGGTGATGGCGGACCACACACCAGAATCTTGAATGCAATGGTAGGTGGAAGTAGCTAAATCAAATAGCTATTGTATATTAAAAATTAAATATATTAATTTTTTATTGAATTTCTTTACTATCAATTTAATTGAAGATATAATTAAAATAAACTATTCATGTTAAATAGTAAACGAATTGATAAAAAGATATGTAGATAAAGTAGTCTAAAAATGATATTTTAGAAAAATTTCTAAAAAAATACATTAAACTATTAAAAAATATACATTGAAATCTTAAAAAATAATCATGAAAAAATTTGAAGGTGGAAATATGTTAAGTGAAGATGATGGAAAATATTTGTTAAGTGTAGCAAAAGATGCTATTGAAACATATGTCAAAGAGAATAGAAAAATTGACACACCTTCAGATTGTCCAGACTATATGCATGAGGAACTTGGAGTTTTTGTCACATTGAACAAACACAATAATCTAAGGGGATGCATCGGTTACCCTGAACCTGTTTACCCATTGATTGATGCTGTCATTGATTCAGCAATTTCTGCAGCAATGAGAGATCCACGTTTTCCAAGTGTTGATGAAAGTGAATTGGATTCACTCGATTATGAGATTACTGTTTTGACCAAGCCACAAGTCATTGAAGTTGAAAAGCCAATCGATTATTTAGACAACATCATCATTGGAAAAGATGGATTGATTGTTGAACGTGGATTCTACCGAGGATTGCTCTTGCCACAAGTGGCTCCAGAACACAATATGGACAAAGAAGAGTTCCTATCCCACACTTGCATGAAGGCAGGACTTAGACCAGATGCATGGTTAGATAAAAATACAAAAGTATACAAATTCCAAGGGCAAATATTTAAATAAAGCTTTTTATAAAAGTATTAACTTAAATAATAGAATTATAATTATTAAAATTATTAAATATTAAACTATTAAATTATCAAATTTTATTAGAATCATTAGAATTATTAAAATTATTAAAATTATTAAAATTATTAAAATTATTAAAATTATTAAAATTATTAAAAAAATAAATTATTATGATTACATGGTGATAAAAAATGATGTTACCAACTATTCCAACTCCAGATGAATTATTAGATAAAGGTTTCAGAAGAGGTAAGAAGGCAGCTGATTTAAGAAGAGGAGAAAAGATGCCTAAACACTTAAAAGGCAAACGTATCGAAGAAACAAGAGTAATCACTGCTTGTCAAGTCATTAAAGATAGACTTAAAATGATCTTGGACCGTACCCCTGAAATCGAAGAGTTACCTGAATTTTATCAAGATTATATAGACATCACTGTAGGTGTAGATGATTTCAAGCAAGCATTAGGTGCACTTAATTGGGCTTATGGTATTATTACCCAGCTCGAAAAGGAATATGGTGCAAAAATCAGAAAATCCTCTTCTGAAAGGGCAACTGGCCTTAGAAAACAGGCTTATGGAAGAATCTCTTCAGTTGTTCATAAGATTGAAAAGGATCTTGACTTCTTAGACTTTGCAAAACAATCCTTAAGGAATATGCCTACTGTTGACTTTGATGCAATAAGCATTGTAATTGCAGGTTTCCCAAATGTAGGTAAATCAACATTGCTTACCCACATTACAGATGCAGAGCCTCAAGTGGCTAACTATCCATTTACAACAAAAGGTATTCAAATAGGACACTTTGAGAAAAAATGGCAGCATTACCAAATCATTGACACTCCCGGTTTATTGGATAGACCTATTGGAGACATGAATGATATTGAATTGAATGCTATGGTAGCTCTTGAACACTTGGCAGATGCAATATTGTTCATTTTTGATGGATCTGAAACCTGCGGATACCTTCTTGAAAATCAATACAATCTTTTAGAAGAGATTCAAAATGTGTTTGATGCTCCTATCATCTACTTATTCAATAAAATGGATATTGCTGAGTATGATGGCATAAGACATGATTATGTACAACAGTACATTGATAAATGTGAAGATCCATTGCTTATCTCAGCTGCAGAGGGAGAAGGTATTGAAGAAATCATTGACTTAATAATGAAAGTTGAAAAAAGAGAAAGAATTGAAGAAGAAGACGAATATGAAGATGATGAAAATTACTTTGATTTAACATAAGTAATTTTTCATGATTCTTTTTTTTTGATTTTTATTCTACTTTCTATTTTTTATTTTTCCATTAATTTTATTTTTTTAATTATTTTATAATTATTTTATAAATATTTTATAATTATTTTATTATTTTTTTACTATTTTTAAAAAATCATTTTCTAATTCAACATTTTTTTTATCAAACTTTTAGTAACTTTTTATTACTAAAATAGAAAAGTTTATAAATGATGAATTACTAGTATACATTATGAATAAAAAGTATACTTAAAAATTCTAAATTTTTTGAATTTCTGAAAAATTTGAGAAAAATCTTAAAAAAATTAAGAATTTTGTATACTAAATGAGTAAAATGTATACAATTCATAGAAATATTTATAAGATATGAGTCATATAGTATACATTAGAAATAAATGTACACTAAGTTTTATAAAAAAATTTTATAAAATTTACAGATCATGTTTATAATTTATAAAAATTTTATCTATAAAACATAGGTACAAGTTTTATGAATTTTAAAAAATAATGTAAAGGAGATATTAAAATGCCTGAAGATGTAAAAGAAGACATTGAAGTAGAATTTGAAGAAGTTGACGTAGAAGTAGAAACTTCCAAATCTGACGAATTAAAAGAAAAAGCAGAAAAATTCAGAGAAGACTTCAGAACCAAAGCTGAAGCAAGAAATGAGGCTAACAAAGAAAAATTCGATGAAACCTTAAACAAAAGTAAAGATGTTGCTGGAAAAGTTGGTGAAAACCTTAGTAAAACTATCGATGACACCATTATTGCAATGAAAGCTCTTCAAAAGAATTTCGATACCAGATACCAAGGCTACAAAGAAACCGTTGCAACCGGAAATATCAGCATCGACTTAGCAGAAAACAAAGATTTCTACTACTTACAAGCTTACTTAGCAGGTATCGAAAAAGAAGACATCTCCATTGAAGCAACTAACAACTCTGTAACCATCAAAGCATGCTTTGACAACATCATGAAAAACATTGAAAGTACTGAAGAAAACCCAGCAACTTTAATTGTTTCCGGTATCAAAGCAGGTGAAGCAGACAGAACAGTTACTTTAACTGAAGACATTGTAAAAGAAGAAATTACTGCAAAACACAACAATGGAACCTTATTCGTAACAATTCCAAAAAGAATAGTTCCTAAAACTAAAATAGACATCGAATAAATTATTTAATAAATTATTTAATAAATTATTTCGAACAATTATCTCAACATTAAAAAGATTAAATTAATTTTTAATCTTTTTAATTTTTTAAATTATTAAACACAACATAAACACCTTAACTTTTTTTAATTTTTGCAAGATTTTCTTGCAAAAATATTTTTTTCATTTTCAATTTGATTTTTCATATTCAAATTTTCAATGCTAAATTATGTATAAATTTCTCAAATATTAAAATATTATAAATTATTAACTATTTTTATAAAATAAATCTAAAATTCAAATATATTTGAAAAATAAGTATTGACAATATAGATATAGGAATTTAAGAAAATTTAAGTGAAAAAAAGGGAAAAGGTTTAATACTAAGTAATGATATAATATTACTATACTATTATAACGGAGGTGAAAATTATGGCAATTCCTAAAGCTCCTGTAAATAGGATTATTAAAGATGCTGGTGCTGAAAGAGTAAGTGATGCAGCTGTAGTTGCATTAGTAGAATACTTAGAAGCTGACGCAGCAGCAGTAGCTAAAAAAGCAATTGAATACGCTAAAATTGCAAAAAGACAAACTGTAAAAGCAGATGATATTGCATTAGCTATCGACAAAGAATAAGTGTATTAACTTTTCTTTTAAACATTTTTAATAAAATTTTATTTTATTTTTTACTATTTTTTTATATTTTTTACTATTTTTAACAATTTAAACATTTTAAACTACTTTTATTAGATATTTTTATAATAAACTAAAAAAAATTAATTTTAAAAAAAAAGAAAAAAAGAAGTGGAAAATTAAATTTTCAAGGTATCTTGAGCTATTTTTACACCTAAACCATAAGCGTCTTTCAAGTCAATTGGGAAGTGTATTTCTTTCCTTTTAGCTTTTAATTCAGGGTCAAATGCATAATTTTCATACTTGGAATAATCTGTAAATTGATAAGTGTCATAAACCTTTAATGAATGTGGGTTTGAGTAAACATTTTCAAGATTGCTTTCTAAAAGATCAAATGTGCTGCCATAAAGCGGAGCGCATATGTCCTCAGTAACATTCATAGTGTAAATCATTCCAATAGGCATTCTTTTAGGAGCATTGGACTCTCCACCGTAAACGAATAAAGAAAATAAAAACCTTTCAAAAAAGGATCTGAGTTCTCCAGTTATCTCACCAAAGTAAATAGGGCTTCCAAAAATGATTCCATCAGACTCTTTCATTTTAGGAAGCAAATCCCTTAAGTCATCTTTGATAGGGCATTGCGCATAATATTTCCCGCCAATCTTTTTACAATGGAAACATGATTTGCATCCTTTGAAATCCAAGTCATAAAGATGAACATTATGAATGTTAATTTCTTCTTCATCATGGTTCTTCTTTAATTCATCAACAATGCCTTGACTTGCTTTTTCCAATAATTGGGCAGTGTTAAATTTCTTTCTTGGACCGCCATTCACTATATAAAAATCCATAAAATCACGTTATAATCTGTTTAAAAAAATTAATAAAAAATATCTGAATTAATTATAAAAAATATTAAAAAATTCTTATAAAAATCTTATAAAAATCAAAATAATAAAAAAAAATTAAAAATAAAAATGAAAAAAGATAAAGAATTTTTCATTTACCAAAAAAATCAAACAAACTATTCGTATCTTACTTTACCAATATGTCTTGTACTGCCCGGATCTTCACCATTGAAGTGTGCTAAATAGTAAACAAACCATTCTAAAGGTATTACAAGTATAAATGGTGCAAGCAATGGATTAATATCTGCATAATCCTTAAGGTTATATATTATCACATTTGCAGATAATTCATTCCTGGAATTTCTAATAGCTATCTTAGTCAACTCATCACTTTCCAAGTCAGCATCCAAGAAAATTAGAGGAACATCTTTTTCTGCCCTTTCTATTAAACCATGCCTATATTCAGATGAATAAAGTGGACAAGCATGCTTGATAGCCCCTTCCATCAACATGGTCATAGCCAATTTATATGCAAGACCAAAGTTAACACCGCTACCTAAACAGTAGAATCCTTCTTCATCTTTTAATTCTTCTGCCAATTTTTTATTGTCTTCTTCAGTAGTTTTTAGAAGATCTTCAATTAAATCAGGCATAGCAGATAACTGTTCTAAAATTTCATCCGCCTTTTCATAACCTGAAGCTGCAAATAAAATTTGATAAAGACATGCTAATTGAGTGATATAAGTTTTAGTACCAAGAATGGCTGTTTCAGTATTTCCTAAGGTTTTGACAGGATATTTGGCTTCCTTAATCATTGAACTTTCAGGTTCATTTGAAATTGAAACAGTGTCAATATTAAATTCATTAGCTCTCCTTAAAGCGGCTAAAGTGTCAGCAGTTTCACCAGATTGGGAAGTTGCAATAAACAATGAATTTTCATTTTCATTTAATTTTTTATTGTATAAGAATTCATAGCCAGTGAAAACTTCTATTCTTAAATCAGATACAGATGCCAATGCATCCCTTATAGAATAACAGGTGGAAATAGAACTTCCACATCCAATTAAATAGATAGTATCAACAGATTCAACTAATTTAGAAATATTAGCCATATTATCCAATTCAGAAGCAAAAGTCCTTCTTAAAGCTTCTGGTTGTTCCATCATTTCATAATACATCTGATATTTCATAAAACCACCTTATAAATTGAAATAACAATCTTATAAACTTTTTTATTAAAATTAAGTTATTAAAGCCATTATTTTTAATTTTTAGCTATTTTAATATATTATATATACTTTTATCATTTATACTATAAAAAGTTTATATAATTAATTATTAATAAATACTAATAGAATTTAAAAACAATTAATTAGAGGCAAAAAATGGAAATTGATTTAACAAAAATAGGCATGTATAAAGACCAGCAATATGAAGTCATTATCACTACAATAGACAATAATGGAAAATCCAATGCTGCACCATTTGGACTAAGAGTCTTGGAATAAAAGAAAAAGAAGAATTCGTCGTAAATGTCACAACTGACCCATTAATGTTTACTCTCGCAACAACAAATACAATTCCTGACGAATATCTGACCAGAATCTCTAATAAAACCCAAAGCAGTAATGAATTGGCATATTTGACTGATGCTGATGCTTATTTCATATGTGAAGTTAAAAGTTTGAAAACATCCCTAAGAGAAGATGACATTAAATCAAGCGATGTCAATTTCATTAAATCAGAAGTAGTTAAGCTCAATATTAAAAATAAATGCGTTAAACCAATAAATAGAGCAATTCATGCATTGACTGAGGCATTGGTAAATTATTCCAGAATAAACATTGTTGATGAGGATACACGAAAATATTTCATTGAAAGATTTTTAGAATCCGAAAGAGTAATCAAAAGAGTGGGAAATGAAAAGGAAAAAGAATCAATTCAAATCCTAAAAGATGATTTGATAAATCAAGGATTTGAGATTTTGAAAAAAGAATAGGGTTATAAAAATAATTAAAAATTAAAAATAGTTTAAATTAATAAAAAAAATTAAAATTTAAAAAAATAAAAATAGTTTAAATTAATAAAAAAATAAAAAAAGAATAGATTAATAAAAAAAGATTAAATAATAAATTATTTAAAAATTATGTATTAAATCTATAAATTCAAGCTTATCCACATCAAATAGCCCTTGATTGCTTATTTTAAAATGAGGAATTGAAAGCAATGCCATAAAGGATAAAGTAGTAAATGGAGATGTTAAATTACATCCTAATTTATTTACTGCCTCTCCTAGTTTTCTATTTTTATCTGCCACATAATCAATATCCCTATTGGACATTAGCCCAGCTATTGGAAGCTCTAAAACTTCACAAAGATCTTCTTCTGATGAATAAACTGCTAGTCCACCTTGATGCTCTCTAATAATATTAACCACTTTAGCCATATCTTCACTATTTGTTCCTATGACTAAAATATTATGAGAATCATGTGCCACTGAAGCTCCGAAAGCTCCTTTTTTAAGATTGAACCCTTTAATGAAACCATTCATTATATTGTTTCCACCATATCTGTTTACTACAGCAATCTTAACAACATCCTTATTTAAATCCGATTGGATTACACCATCTTGAACAAGCAGGGTCTCTTCACACTTTTCTGTAAGAATACTGCTGTCATATGCCTTAATTGCAAAAACATTAGTTGTCTCATCCATTAATGAATTTGTCCAACTCATTTCCATTTTTGCATCAAAATCCTCAGCTTTAACCTCATCTAAAACAATGCTAGGTTTTGATTCGGCTATTTCTGTTTCAAATAGGACTTTACCATCATCAACGACAAGCTCTCCATGAACCCAAACTTTGCTGACATTCAAGTTTCTTAAGTCATCAACCAATGCGAAATTTGCAATTCTGCCTTCTTCAATCGCACCACAATTTAATCCATAATGTTCTGCAGGATTAAATGTTGCCATTTTAATGGCTTCCTTAGGATTGATTTTTAATGAAATGGCTTTTTTTATCACTCTGTCCAAATGCCCTTCAGACAAGTCTTCAGCATCAATATCATCACATACTAAAATCTCAAATGGTGGAATAGACATAGCATCATCAATGCTTTCTATAACCGCATTACCCGCCATTTCCTCTTCAATCAAGTAATTCAATCTATCATCATAATCTAAAAGGGCATCCATATCCTTAGCAGATGATCCTTCACGAACCATGATTGTCATTCCAAGACGAGACTTTTCAATAGCTTCGCTAAAGCTAGTGCATTCATGGTCAGTTGTAATTCCATATGAGACATATCTTTTCAAGTCTTCACCAGACAATAAAGGAGCATGACCATCAATAGGTTTTCCTAATTTATGAGCCCCTTCAATTTTCCTTAAAACTTCTTCATCACCGGATAAAACTGCTGGAAAATTCATTTCGCCAAGAGCAACCATTTCATCACGTTTCAGCAATTCCTTTACATCAGAACTTGTAATTACCGCTCCTGAATTTTCAAAGCTAGAATGGGGGACGCATGATGGGACAGCATAATAAAAATCAAATGGCACATACTTTCCATCCTCCACCATCCAATTAATTCCATCAATTCCTAAAACGTTTGCAATCTCATGAGAATCCGCCACTACAGAAGTGGTCCCATAAGGCAATACCGCTTTAGCAAAATTGGAAGGGGATAATTTTGAACTTTCAATGTGAATGTGTGAATCAATAAACCCTGGTATTAAAATGCCATCATAATCCAAATCAAGTTCGTTATCGTCATCAGTGATGATTGGAATGACCTCTTTAAACAGACCATCTTCAATTACAATCTCCGCAGGGTAAACTTCTCCAAATTCAACATTAAGATATTTTGCAGTTATTATAAGGTCACCTTCAAGCTCTTCTGCATCCTCAAAGCTTATATCTGCAATTTCAAAATCATCAATACCATCTACAGATATTATAATTTCATTTCCATCCACATCTATAATTCTTTCATCCATTTTGACACCAATTGATAAGATTAAGTAAATTATTAGAAAAATTATACAAATTTTAAAAATACTTATATAAAAAAAATTAAAAATAATTAAAAATTATTAAAAAATTAAAAAAAGAAAAAAGAATAAAATAAATTTATTCATGTAATGCATTGTATAAAACAGGCAAGAATGCTCCTACATCAGTTACAATACCTACAACTTGTGCACTGCCTCTATCTGCAAGTTTAGTAACAGTAGATGGGTTTATGTCTACACAAATACTTTTAACTCTTGAAGGCAATAGGTTACCAGTTGCAATGGAATGCAACATAGTTGAAATCATAATGACCATGTCAACTTCCTGAGCATACTTACGCATTAACTTTTGTGATTCAACAGTGTCTGTTATCACATCAGGAAGAGGTCCGTCGTCACGAATGGATCCTGCCAAAACGAATGGAACATCGTTTTTAATACATTCATACATGATTCCACTTTTTAAGGTTCCATCTTCAACAGCTTCCCTAATTGAACCGGAATTATTGATTCTGTTAATGGCTCTCATATGGTGAGTGTGACCATGAGCTACAACTTCACCGGTTTTTACATTTACACCAAGGGAAGTTCCGAATTGATCACATTCAATATCGTGAGTAGCCAATGCGTTTCCTGCAAAGATCACATCAATGAATCCTTCCTTAATGAGTTGTGCAACAATTCCTGCAGAACCTGTGTGAACAATAGCTGGCCCTCCTACAAGAGCTATTTTTCCGCCATTTGCCTTGACATTCTTAATTTCAGTTGCAACATCATTAATGATGCTCATCATTGGCTTTTCGGAAGAAACTTCACTGTTCATGAATTCAAATACGCCTTGCTTACCTCTTGATCTTTGAGGTGGTGTGATTTTTACTCCTTCTCTACCAACGACAATCAAGTCTCCTTCCTTAATGTCTGCAATTGGCTTGCATCTAGCAGTCTTGTTTTCCTCATCAATGACAATAAGGCAATCCATTTCAATTTCTTCTACAAGAATCCATTCACCTTTGTAGTAAATATGAGTAACATGATGGCTTGTTGAATAAAAACCCTCTGGAGCTACTTGATCTTTTGGAGAAGGCACTAAGTTTACCTCTTCAATTTCAGATATTGAAACCCCAATAAAGTTAAGTTCATCAAGAATAGAATTTAAAATATCGGGAGATTCTGCTGAAACCATTATTTTAGCTTTACTAGTATCAGATTTGCGTTTTCCTATATCAAACTCTAGTATATCAAAGTCTCCACCATTATCCATGATAATATCCATGGTTTTAGGAAGAGTTAAAGAATCAATGATATGACCAGACAATTCTATTTCTCTCTTATACATCAAAAATCTCCTTAATTTTTTATAATTTGTAAATATGATTAATAAATTATTAATAATTTTTTTATTTTTGTAAAAATGACTTGTAATAATATTAATTTTAAATAATATTAATTTTTAATAATTTTTATTTTACTTTTATAGTAAATAATAAATTATAATTAAAATATGTGTTTAAGTAATATTTATATTATTTGTTAAATAATAATGGCTAAATAAAAAGTAAAAATAACTAACGAAAAAATCGGGTCATGAAGTATTGAATATTAAAAAAAATTTAAGCAAATAATGTCAAGAAGTCATAAATCATTTTAGCTGCAAGAACAGCAGTGATATCGCCTAATTTATCACTTGCAACCTCTACAAGGTCAAAACCAATTATATCAATAGATTCATTATTTGCTAATGCTTCAAAAATATTTTCAACATCCACAGGATGCAATCCATTCGGAGTTGGATTTCCTACAGATGGTGCAAATGCGGGGTCAATTACATCCATATCAATGGAAATGTAAACTTTTCCCTCAATTGATTCAAGCTTTTCCAAAAGAATATCAAAATCGTCAAAAAGGTCTTTTGCTAAAAAGCTAGTGATATTCTCTTTACCTTCAACAAATTCCTTTTCTTCAATGGAGAAAGATCTGATTCCTATTTGAATCAATTCCTTAGGATTCAAATCATGGACTCTTCTCATAATTGTAGCATGAGAATCCTTTTCTCCAATATATGTATCAATAATATCTCTATGAGCATCTAAATGGATAATGATAATGTCAGATAAATCTTTATTCTCTTCAAAATCAGCTAATGCCTTTAGGGATCCTATGCTTACGCTATGTTCACCACCAATGATAATCGGCCTGATATTGGATTCAATTAATTCTCTTACAGCATCTTCAAGAGAATCACAAGTTTTTCTGCAGTTTCCATGAACAACATTCAAGTCGCCACAGTCATAAAATACACCATCCAAAAGCTTTTCGAATGTTGAATTGTATTGTTCAAATCCAAATGATGCTTCTCTAATGATTGTTGGACCATACCTTGAACCATGATGATAGGAACAAGTGCTGTCGAATGGAACTCCAATTATCCCCCACCTTTTTGATTCATTAGAATCATTAGAATCTCCATTATCTAAATTATTTAAATCTATAGATTCTGCTGAAAAAGCAAATTTCCATGGTTCATAAGTATTGAAAAGCATTTTATCACTTGATTTAATAATATTTATAATAATTCTTATTTTTGAATTTATCATGAAAAATAATTAATTAATTGATTAATTGAATTATTGAAAAACCTCAGTTAATCAAGTAATTAATTAAAAATAGAATAAATAAAAAATAAAAAAAGTTTGATTTGATTTTAGATTTGATTTGATTTGAAAAAAGATTGAAAACGGATTTTAAAAAAATCCGTAAAAAGTGTAAAAAAACTAAAAAATTATACTTTTTTAGTTCTCATGATTTTCATATTGCCTAAAGCAATGATATATTCTACACCTAAGTCAGTACCTACAGCACCTCTGATTTCTTCATCGAATTCAGCAGGTATAGGTAATTCAAAGGTTTCGAATGATTCTAAGTCCATGATTTGAACTTGGTCACCCATAACAGCTAAAATTTGACCAATTCTTTTGTCAAGAATAGGTACTTCTACTTTAGTGTCTACAGGTTTTACTAAACTTCTTTTTTGACCATCAAAAATACCAACAGCTTCTAATCTTGCTTTTGCAGCCCCATGTTTACCAGGGGATGAAGTGGTTAAGCTAGTTACTTTAGAAGCTTCTCCGTCTAATACAATATATTTTCCGACTTTTACGGTTTTAAGTTCTACAACTTTGGTTGACATTAAAATAACCTCACAATAATAATTAAAAATAAATTTAATTGAAATTTATTTATTTAATTTCATTTTTTGAAATTAAATACGATTAACCTAATAAAATATAGATTAATAATATATTAATTTAAAATTATATATAAACTTTCGTATGAAAAATATGTCAAAATGGAATATACGAAATAATATTTAATAAATTAATATATTATAAAAGATAAATATTATTTAAGATAAAAAATTTTTTAATCAAAGTGAGACAAATAAACGATTAAAAAATAAAAAATAAAAAATATTAATCAGAATATTAATCAAATTTTTTAAAACAAAGTGGTATAATGAGAATAGCTATTGTTTCAGGTTCAAGCGAAGGGCCAACAGAATTGAATGCTTTTGATAATGCTTTATATGAAGCAGAAATAGGTGATGTGAACTTAATAAAAGTTTCTAGCATGCTTGAAGCTAATACCAAAGTGGAAAAATTGCCTAAATTGAAAGCAGGATCAATGGTAAACTGCGTTTTATCAAGCTTAACCTCAGATAACGAAGGAGATGAGCTTATTGCATGTGTTGCAGTGGCTATCGGTGATGAACTTGGATGTGTCGTTGAGGCAAACGGAACAAATCAAAATCCAGAAGACATAAAGAGTGAAGCAATAGAAATGGTAAAGTACATGATGGATAAGCGTAATGTAAGAATCAAGGAATTAATTGTAGAGGAAGCACATCATACCGTGAAAGAAATAGGATCTGCAATAGCTGCAGTAATCTACATTAGAGAAGATATTTTAGAATAATTTATAAATTTTTAATCAAAAGAACATTATTGAGGGGATAGAATGAATCAAGAGGATATAGATATTTGCAGAAACATAGCCACCACAGTTTTTGAAAAAGTGGAAAATCTCCTTGAAGGGCAAGTTGGAAATCCAAAAGCTGGGGAATTTGTTAAA from uncultured Methanobrevibacter sp. harbors:
- a CDS encoding TIGR00300 family protein — its product is MYKREIELSGHIIDSLTLPKTMDIIMDNGGDFDILEFDIGKRKSDTSKAKIMVSAESPDILNSILDELNFIGVSISEIEEVNLVPSPKDQVAPEGFYSTSHHVTHIYYKGEWILVEEIEMDCLIVIDEENKTARCKPIADIKEGDLIVVGREGVKITPPQRSRGKQGVFEFMNSEVSSEKPMMSIINDVATEIKNVKANGGKIALVGGPAIVHTGSAGIVAQLIKEGFIDVIFAGNALATHDIECDQFGTSLGVNVKTGEVVAHGHTHHMRAINRINNSGSIREAVEDGTLKSGIMYECIKNDVPFVLAGSIRDDGPLPDVITDTVESQKLMRKYAQEVDMVIMISTMLHSIATGNLLPSRVKSICVDINPSTVTKLADRGSAQVVGIVTDVGAFLPVLYNALHE
- the speB gene encoding agmatinase, encoding MLFNTYEPWKFAFSAESIDLNNLDNGDSNDSNESKRWGIIGVPFDSTCSYHHGSRYGPTIIREASFGFEQYNSTFEKLLDGVFYDCGDLNVVHGNCRKTCDSLEDAVRELIESNIRPIIIGGEHSVSIGSLKALADFEENKDLSDIIIIHLDAHRDIIDTYIGEKDSHATIMRRVHDLNPKELIQIGIRSFSIEEKEFVEGKENITSFLAKDLFDDFDILLEKLESIEGKVYISIDMDVIDPAFAPSVGNPTPNGLHPVDVENIFEALANNESIDIIGFDLVEVASDKLGDITAVLAAKMIYDFLTLFA
- a CDS encoding translation initiation factor IF-5A, yielding MSTKVVELKTVKVGKYIVLDGEASKVTSLTTSSPGKHGAAKARLEAVGIFDGQKRSLVKPVDTKVEVPILDKRIGQILAVMGDQVQIMDLESFETFELPIPAEFDEEIRGAVGTDLGVEYIIALGNMKIMRTKKV
- a CDS encoding pyruvoyl-dependent arginine decarboxylase, which encodes MRIAIVSGSSEGPTELNAFDNALYEAEIGDVNLIKVSSMLEANTKVEKLPKLKAGSMVNCVLSSLTSDNEGDELIACVAVAIGDELGCVVEANGTNQNPEDIKSEAIEMVKYMMDKRNVRIKELIVEEAHHTVKEIGSAIAAVIYIREDILE